One genomic region from Spirosoma sp. KCTC 42546 encodes:
- a CDS encoding thioesterase family protein, producing MRTLAKTRSEFYYFQSIMTRWMDNDVYGHVNNVVYYSWFDTVVNQFLIVNQALDIQAGPVIGLVVETQCSYFSSVSFPEAITVGLAVTHIGNSSVRYELAIFKNDQDYATAQGHFVHVYVDRNTRRPTPLPEPLRNILQTILG from the coding sequence ATGCGTACCCTAGCCAAAACCCGTAGTGAATTCTACTACTTTCAATCCATTATGACTCGATGGATGGACAATGATGTGTATGGACACGTCAATAATGTTGTTTATTATAGCTGGTTTGATACCGTTGTCAATCAGTTTCTAATCGTAAATCAGGCTCTTGATATACAAGCAGGCCCTGTTATTGGGTTAGTAGTCGAAACTCAGTGTTCTTATTTCAGTTCTGTTTCCTTCCCAGAAGCTATAACAGTTGGACTGGCGGTTACTCATATCGGCAATTCCAGTGTACGGTATGAACTGGCTATTTTTAAAAATGACCAGGATTATGCAACCGCTCAGGGCCACTTCGTCCATGTGTATGTGGATCGTAATACCCGTCGTCCTACTCCCTTGCCAGAACCGCTCCGGAATATATTACAGACCATTCTTGGTTGA
- a CDS encoding Nif3-like dinuclear metal center hexameric protein: protein MTTIRHLTSYLESVAPLAYQESYDNSGLIVGDPSTEITGVLVTLDTTEAVVDEAIAKGCNVIVAHHPIVFKGLKKLNGKTYVERTIIKAIKHDVAIYAAHTNLDNVTGGVNFKIAEKLKLQNVRVLAPKIQVLTKLVTFVPVADTQRVLDALYAAGAGQLGDYKNCSFRVGGTGTFQPGEGAQPAIGTVGEYHEEAENRIEVILPTYLQGQLLAGLRQAHPYEEVAYYLTPLDNQNQEVGSGAVGELAEPMDSSLWLSYLKEQMQLNLIRYTPLPDHPIKRVAVCGGVGSFLLPDALRVGADVFVTADYKYHEFFDADGRISICDIGHYESEVFTKELICGHLAKKFTTFAVILSETDTNPVRYF, encoded by the coding sequence ATGACCACAATCCGCCATCTTACTTCATACCTCGAATCCGTTGCCCCCCTCGCCTACCAGGAATCTTACGATAATTCAGGCTTGATCGTAGGCGATCCATCTACCGAAATTACGGGCGTGCTGGTGACGCTGGATACTACCGAGGCCGTTGTGGACGAAGCCATTGCCAAAGGCTGTAATGTGATTGTAGCCCACCACCCGATCGTATTTAAAGGGTTAAAAAAACTGAATGGCAAAACCTATGTGGAGCGAACCATTATTAAAGCCATCAAGCATGACGTAGCCATTTATGCCGCGCATACCAACCTAGACAATGTAACAGGGGGCGTTAATTTTAAAATTGCAGAGAAACTTAAGCTACAGAACGTTCGTGTGCTGGCCCCTAAAATACAGGTGTTAACTAAACTGGTCACCTTTGTTCCGGTAGCCGATACCCAGCGCGTACTGGATGCACTCTATGCAGCAGGGGCCGGTCAACTGGGCGATTATAAGAACTGTAGTTTTCGGGTCGGGGGAACTGGCACATTTCAACCTGGTGAAGGCGCTCAACCGGCTATTGGTACCGTAGGTGAATACCACGAAGAAGCCGAAAATCGAATCGAAGTTATCCTGCCTACTTATTTACAAGGACAACTTCTGGCAGGGCTGCGACAGGCCCACCCCTACGAAGAAGTAGCCTATTACCTGACTCCCTTAGATAATCAAAACCAGGAAGTTGGCTCAGGAGCGGTGGGGGAACTGGCCGAACCAATGGATAGTTCCTTGTGGCTTTCGTACCTAAAAGAACAAATGCAATTAAACCTGATCCGGTACACACCCCTGCCTGATCACCCGATCAAACGCGTGGCGGTATGCGGGGGTGTTGGCAGCTTTTTGTTACCCGATGCCCTCCGTGTCGGAGCGGATGTATTTGTCACCGCCGACTATAAATACCATGAGTTTTTTGATGCCGACGGGCGCATTAGCATTTGCGATATTGGACACTATGAAAGCGAGGTCTTTACGAAAGAATTGATTTGCGGGCATTTGGCAAAAAAATTCACTACTTTTGCGGTAATTTTATCTGAAACGGACACGAATCCCGTTCGATATTTTTAA
- a CDS encoding VCBS repeat-containing protein, translated as MRPLIPFCILLYLLSSCTEKKQNEKPEFTDIPASQLAGKELSIAHCSRCHAYVSPELLAKSNWRDVLPAMGHRMGIYSGGIRPDSLFDEGESGSIVRDANIFPERPVLAKEDWRKLVDYYIEHAPDTLLPPLRNHKIKLGLKHFSYKETSFSNQPALTTLVKILPDNRGIVFGDGKSRRNNLTVLTPDLQENYSIRLPSTPIHFYEKSNELYLTTIGKGVFPTDAANGAMQRWVKSGAEPGYKLESIAIPTLRRPVFMAYGDLNKDGFEDVVACEFGNQTGQLAWYENNGKGGYETKILRAKPGASTAIIKDANNDGLLDIYVLMAQGDEGIFLYENQGSGKFKEKRLLSFLPLNGSQHIELADFNKDGFDDIVYTCGDNADKTPILKKYHGIYIFLNDGKSNFNQSYFYPLNGAYKAMVRDYDLDGDLDIAAISFFPDYLRYPEESFIYLENKGKLKFDDYSFPEASKGRWVVMDAGDMDADGDIDLVLGSFVYFIPQGDTTGLGKKWLSTGPSVIVLKNTIR; from the coding sequence ATGAGACCACTGATCCCATTTTGTATCTTACTATACCTGCTTAGTTCATGTACGGAAAAAAAGCAAAATGAAAAACCTGAATTTACCGATATACCTGCTTCGCAACTCGCTGGAAAAGAGCTGTCGATAGCGCACTGCAGCCGGTGTCATGCGTATGTGAGCCCCGAATTACTAGCAAAATCGAATTGGAGAGATGTGCTTCCTGCTATGGGCCATCGGATGGGCATATACAGTGGCGGAATCAGACCCGACAGTTTGTTTGATGAGGGCGAAAGCGGCTCTATTGTGCGTGATGCCAATATCTTTCCAGAAAGGCCAGTTCTGGCAAAAGAAGATTGGCGTAAACTAGTGGACTATTACATTGAGCATGCACCAGACACCCTCTTACCTCCCCTTCGCAATCATAAGATCAAGTTAGGACTAAAGCATTTCAGCTACAAAGAAACCTCCTTCTCCAATCAGCCAGCATTGACCACACTGGTCAAAATTCTTCCTGATAATCGAGGTATCGTGTTTGGTGATGGCAAAAGTAGACGCAATAACTTAACAGTTCTAACCCCCGATCTTCAGGAGAATTATAGTATCAGGTTGCCCTCAACACCTATTCATTTTTATGAGAAATCAAACGAGTTATACCTGACTACGATTGGGAAGGGCGTTTTTCCAACCGATGCAGCGAATGGAGCCATGCAACGATGGGTGAAAAGTGGAGCGGAGCCAGGCTATAAACTAGAGAGTATTGCTATTCCAACGTTACGTCGGCCCGTTTTTATGGCATACGGTGATTTGAATAAAGATGGATTTGAGGATGTAGTGGCCTGTGAATTTGGCAATCAAACCGGGCAATTGGCCTGGTACGAAAATAACGGGAAAGGGGGGTATGAAACAAAAATTCTGCGTGCAAAACCCGGTGCGAGCACTGCGATAATTAAGGACGCCAATAACGATGGGCTACTGGATATTTATGTGCTCATGGCGCAGGGCGATGAGGGTATTTTTCTTTATGAAAATCAAGGATCGGGCAAATTCAAGGAAAAACGATTGCTATCTTTCTTACCCCTAAATGGGTCTCAACACATTGAATTGGCCGATTTTAATAAAGATGGGTTTGATGATATCGTATATACGTGTGGAGACAATGCAGACAAAACACCGATATTAAAGAAGTATCACGGTATTTATATTTTTCTGAATGACGGGAAATCCAACTTCAACCAATCGTACTTCTACCCATTGAATGGCGCCTATAAGGCAATGGTGCGAGATTATGATTTGGATGGTGACCTGGATATAGCGGCTATTTCGTTTTTCCCAGACTACCTGCGCTATCCAGAGGAAAGTTTTATCTATTTGGAAAATAAAGGGAAATTAAAATTTGACGATTACTCATTTCCCGAAGCCTCGAAGGGAAGATGGGTCGTAATGGATGCGGGCGATATGGATGCCGATGGAGATATTGACCTTGTGTTGGGGTCGTTTGTCTATTTTATACCACAAGGGGATACCACTGGACTCGGCAAAAAATGGCTATCAACCGGCCCCTCTGTCATTGTTTTGAAAAACACCATTCGGTAG
- a CDS encoding VOC family protein — MFENTKAFSGFSVDDLQKAKAFYQQTLGLKVTEEAMGLLSLHISGGTTILIYPKPNHTPATFTILNFPVADVDKTVDELTALGVQFEHYEGEIKTDEKGISRGYGPTIAWFKDPAGNILSVLEER; from the coding sequence ATGTTTGAGAACACCAAAGCGTTCAGTGGGTTTTCGGTAGATGATCTGCAAAAGGCAAAAGCGTTTTATCAACAAACTCTGGGGCTGAAGGTAACCGAGGAAGCGATGGGTTTGCTATCGCTACATATCAGTGGGGGGACTACTATTCTGATCTATCCAAAGCCCAATCACACCCCTGCTACTTTTACCATTCTTAATTTCCCCGTGGCAGATGTTGACAAAACAGTTGATGAACTGACAGCGCTCGGCGTTCAGTTTGAGCACTACGAGGGCGAAATCAAAACAGATGAAAAAGGGATTTCTCGCGGATACGGCCCTACTATTGCCTGGTTCAAGGACCCCGCCGGAAACATTTTGTCGGTACTGGAAGAGAGGTAA
- a CDS encoding PAS domain-containing protein, which produces MNTSTANHYPFLQAGGEMGELTRRYDWSTTVLGSPDHWPQSLRTTVSILLTSKFPMFLWWGPELIQFYNDAYRPSLGNNGKHPKALGQSGAECWPEIWPTIKPLIDQVLAGGEATWSEDQLIPIYRNGQLEDVYWTFSYSPVKDESGQPTGVLVTCTETTEKIVSVQHLQESKDLLEFAIEATELGTWDLNPLTNKFTANARLKDWFGLLPDDEVLLSKATEVIADKDRPRVIKAIEQALDYRSGGRYAIDYTIVHPVNGSERIVRAKGKTWFTEQKIAYRFNGTLQDITSERKAQEETATAEQLAELAIKSAGIGLFRVDLATGKIAYSPAYAAIITGDATKKGFTRQDFTNYVHTDDLPLREVANKLGAQTGDFYYQIRVIWEDGSVHHVSVMGGLEYDEVGNPITYSGTVRDITEQEKQRQALLEAEERFAQAQHQSDTLFRNVTNSSPTGLWLSDEAGGVTYLNKTLVDWTGMPYNDLLGAGWTNVIIDEDRQRSIDAFLAAIRTRAHYDVLFRIKKGDGRVVWCQAAGDPYYQDDGSYAGYAGFCLDIEELVAGREALQQSEARFRALIEEAPIATCLFVGRDMRIEVANEIMLGYWGKSQSALGYPLREAVPELVGQPFLRILDEVFTSGKTYEEKGARAELAVDGVVDTYYFDFTYKPLRNTTGEVYGIMDMAVDVTRQVLAQQQIEESQRQMLASFEQSPVAIAIISGDDLRFRLANPFYGELVGRKPKELIGKPLLEALPELVGQGFDQLLNQVMATGVPYVAKEVAVEIVRQNQLETIYVDLTYQPQDNVSHDALVEFNGVADKKDIVGVLVVATDVTQQVLARQKIEESEERYRILSAELDAQVQERTQQLQDSIQDLKRSNENLEKFAYIASHDLQEPLRKIQQFGDLLKTRYTGLSGDEGVYLERMQSAASRMSRLIRDLLSFSRISTQRDASGRVSLSDVLHSVLTDLDLRIQETGAVVMVDPLPTISGDSSQLGQLFQNLLSNALKFRQPDLTPIIRVSTERVSALNLPALVKPTRITSTYHRIDVSDNGIGFDQKYVDRIFQVFQRLHSKREFEGTGIGLAICEKVAANHGGAITATSQPGRGATFSIYLPV; this is translated from the coding sequence TTGAATACCTCTACGGCGAATCATTACCCTTTTTTACAGGCAGGTGGGGAGATGGGCGAACTTACCCGTCGTTACGATTGGTCAACCACAGTACTGGGTTCTCCTGACCATTGGCCACAAAGCCTGCGGACTACGGTGAGTATATTACTTACCTCAAAGTTTCCCATGTTCCTATGGTGGGGGCCTGAGCTTATTCAGTTTTATAACGATGCCTACCGCCCTAGTCTGGGAAACAATGGAAAACACCCTAAAGCGCTTGGGCAATCCGGAGCCGAATGCTGGCCAGAAATATGGCCTACCATTAAGCCTTTAATTGATCAGGTACTGGCCGGAGGAGAAGCTACCTGGAGTGAAGACCAACTCATACCTATTTATCGCAATGGCCAGTTAGAAGACGTTTATTGGACCTTTAGTTACAGCCCTGTAAAAGATGAGTCCGGCCAACCGACCGGGGTTTTGGTTACTTGTACAGAAACAACAGAAAAAATAGTTAGTGTTCAGCATTTGCAGGAAAGTAAAGACCTGTTAGAGTTTGCCATTGAGGCCACCGAGTTAGGTACCTGGGATTTGAATCCATTGACAAATAAGTTTACCGCAAATGCTCGGTTGAAAGATTGGTTTGGTCTTTTACCAGACGATGAAGTGCTCCTGTCAAAAGCAACAGAAGTTATTGCCGACAAAGATCGCCCACGGGTGATTAAGGCGATTGAGCAGGCATTAGATTATAGATCGGGGGGGCGCTATGCGATTGACTATACCATCGTGCATCCTGTGAACGGAAGCGAGCGAATTGTTCGGGCAAAAGGAAAAACCTGGTTTACAGAGCAGAAGATAGCATACCGATTTAACGGCACTTTGCAGGATATAACCAGCGAACGAAAAGCACAGGAAGAAACCGCAACTGCTGAACAACTGGCCGAACTTGCTATAAAAAGCGCAGGTATTGGCCTTTTTCGCGTTGATTTAGCAACTGGGAAAATAGCGTATTCGCCCGCTTATGCCGCTATTATAACGGGCGATGCCACGAAAAAAGGATTTACCCGACAAGACTTTACCAATTATGTGCATACTGACGATCTACCGTTAAGAGAAGTCGCTAATAAATTGGGGGCGCAAACGGGCGACTTCTATTACCAAATCCGGGTTATTTGGGAGGATGGGTCGGTTCACCATGTCAGTGTAATGGGTGGATTGGAGTACGATGAAGTGGGAAATCCCATCACTTACTCGGGGACGGTACGCGACATTACGGAACAGGAAAAGCAACGTCAGGCACTTCTGGAAGCCGAAGAACGGTTTGCGCAGGCGCAACACCAGAGCGATACGTTATTTCGTAACGTAACCAACAGTTCACCAACTGGTCTGTGGCTATCGGATGAAGCAGGGGGAGTTACCTACCTGAATAAAACTTTGGTTGACTGGACGGGTATGCCCTACAATGACCTCTTGGGGGCAGGTTGGACCAACGTAATTATTGATGAAGACCGACAGCGAAGTATTGATGCATTTTTAGCCGCTATTCGAACACGGGCGCATTACGATGTTTTGTTCCGAATTAAAAAAGGGGATGGACGCGTTGTCTGGTGCCAGGCAGCCGGTGACCCTTATTATCAGGATGATGGTAGCTATGCGGGTTACGCAGGATTCTGTCTTGATATTGAAGAACTGGTGGCTGGTCGTGAAGCGTTGCAACAAAGTGAAGCCAGATTCCGTGCGTTAATTGAAGAAGCTCCCATTGCTACCTGTCTATTTGTGGGTCGGGATATGCGGATAGAGGTGGCAAATGAAATTATGCTCGGTTACTGGGGAAAGAGTCAGTCTGCACTAGGCTACCCTTTACGAGAAGCTGTTCCTGAGTTAGTAGGCCAACCTTTTTTAAGGATACTTGACGAGGTATTCACCAGCGGCAAGACCTACGAAGAAAAAGGAGCACGTGCCGAATTGGCGGTCGATGGAGTGGTGGATACTTATTATTTCGATTTTACGTATAAACCATTACGTAATACGACTGGTGAAGTCTATGGCATCATGGATATGGCTGTTGATGTGACCCGGCAAGTTCTTGCCCAGCAGCAAATTGAGGAAAGCCAGCGACAGATGCTGGCTTCTTTTGAGCAATCGCCAGTGGCTATTGCGATCATTAGTGGTGATGACCTTCGCTTTCGCCTGGCTAATCCCTTTTATGGGGAGTTAGTTGGCCGGAAGCCCAAAGAGTTGATTGGCAAACCCTTGCTGGAAGCCTTACCGGAACTGGTTGGGCAAGGTTTCGACCAGTTGCTCAACCAGGTAATGGCTACTGGAGTCCCTTATGTAGCTAAGGAAGTTGCCGTAGAAATTGTCCGCCAGAATCAATTAGAAACTATATATGTAGATCTAACCTACCAGCCTCAGGATAATGTTAGCCATGACGCTTTGGTAGAGTTCAATGGAGTGGCTGATAAAAAGGATATTGTGGGCGTACTAGTGGTTGCTACTGATGTTACCCAGCAGGTGTTGGCAAGACAAAAAATAGAAGAAAGCGAGGAACGCTATCGAATACTATCCGCTGAATTAGATGCCCAGGTTCAGGAGCGAACCCAGCAATTGCAAGATTCTATCCAGGATCTAAAACGTTCGAATGAAAACCTGGAGAAGTTTGCTTATATCGCAAGTCATGACTTACAGGAGCCCTTGCGTAAGATTCAGCAATTCGGTGATTTGTTGAAGACACGTTATACGGGTCTATCGGGCGATGAAGGCGTTTATCTGGAGCGCATGCAGTCGGCTGCTAGCCGGATGTCGAGATTAATTCGGGATTTGCTGAGCTTCTCCCGCATTTCAACCCAGCGTGACGCCAGTGGACGGGTATCTCTGTCTGATGTACTCCACTCGGTTCTGACGGACTTAGATCTTCGAATACAGGAAACGGGTGCCGTAGTCATGGTAGATCCTCTGCCCACTATTTCGGGCGACTCCTCGCAGCTAGGGCAGTTGTTCCAGAACCTATTGAGTAACGCACTGAAGTTTCGCCAGCCAGACCTCACGCCTATAATTCGGGTATCAACGGAGCGAGTGAGCGCGTTAAATTTGCCCGCATTAGTTAAGCCAACCCGGATTACATCTACCTATCATCGTATTGATGTATCCGATAACGGAATTGGGTTTGACCAAAAGTATGTCGACCGCATCTTTCAGGTCTTCCAACGGTTACACAGCAAAAGAGAGTTTGAAGGGACAGGTATTGGGCTGGCTATCTGTGAAAAAGTGGCTGCTAATCATGGTGGCGCTATTACGGCTACGAGTCAGCCTGGTCGGGGTGCTACATTCAGCATCTATTTGCCGGTATAA
- a CDS encoding glycoside hydrolase family 32 protein: MHKLLAGVILLLHLGFDSVGQQTRATTNAEPHRPQYHFTPKAHWMNDPNGMVYYKGTYHLFFQYYPDATVWGPMHWGHATSKDMVHWQEQPIALYPDSLGYIFSGSAVVDVNNTSGFGKNGQIPLVAIFTHHDPKGEKQKSDRFQYQSLAYSLDEGKTWTKYAGNPVLPNPGITDFRDPKVRWFAPQKKWVMTLATKDRVTFYSSPNLKTWTKESEFGHDLGAHGGVWECPDLFPLDHNGKKTWVLLVSINPGGPNGGSATQYFVGDFDGSTFKPYSKDTKWMDFGADNYAGVTFANTGDRTILMGWMSNWQYATVVPTSSWRSANTVPRELGLNEVNKELFLTSKPVNELDALSGQRFVLKNQTVKGQYDLTAKTKNETGLFKLDLSTQNTNDFSIVLTNEQGNELTIGYDKGANVYYIDRSHSGKTDFEKGFGKRHTAPRLSSASKVSLTLLADVASVELFADSGLTVMTDIFFSDKELNKLSIKSTKGISLTNLIYTKLNSSGKSGL; encoded by the coding sequence ATGCATAAGCTGCTCGCTGGCGTTATTTTGTTGCTCCATCTTGGTTTTGATTCGGTTGGGCAGCAGACGCGTGCCACCACGAATGCCGAGCCCCATCGTCCCCAGTATCATTTTACGCCCAAAGCGCATTGGATGAACGATCCGAACGGGATGGTGTATTACAAGGGTACCTATCACCTGTTTTTTCAATACTATCCTGACGCCACGGTATGGGGCCCGATGCATTGGGGGCATGCTACCAGTAAAGATATGGTTCACTGGCAGGAGCAACCCATTGCTCTCTATCCGGATAGTTTAGGGTATATTTTTTCGGGCAGTGCCGTTGTGGATGTGAACAACACCAGCGGCTTTGGCAAGAATGGGCAAATACCGTTAGTCGCCATATTTACGCACCACGATCCTAAAGGAGAGAAGCAGAAGTCAGATAGGTTTCAGTACCAAAGTCTGGCTTATAGCCTCGATGAGGGGAAAACTTGGACGAAATACGCTGGTAATCCGGTGTTGCCGAATCCCGGCATTACCGATTTCCGTGACCCAAAGGTGCGTTGGTTTGCTCCTCAGAAAAAGTGGGTTATGACGCTGGCCACCAAAGATCGGGTCACGTTTTATTCCTCGCCTAATCTGAAAACATGGACGAAGGAAAGCGAGTTTGGCCATGATCTGGGCGCGCACGGGGGCGTTTGGGAATGCCCGGACTTGTTCCCGCTGGATCATAACGGCAAGAAAACGTGGGTGTTACTGGTTAGCATCAACCCTGGCGGCCCCAATGGTGGCTCAGCTACGCAATATTTTGTCGGCGACTTCGACGGTTCAACGTTTAAACCCTACTCCAAAGACACGAAATGGATGGATTTCGGAGCCGATAATTATGCTGGCGTCACGTTCGCTAATACGGGTGATCGTACCATTCTTATGGGCTGGATGAGTAACTGGCAGTACGCAACCGTAGTACCTACTTCCTCCTGGCGCAGTGCCAATACAGTGCCCCGTGAACTTGGTCTGAACGAAGTTAATAAGGAGCTATTCCTGACATCCAAACCTGTAAACGAACTGGATGCACTTAGTGGCCAACGTTTTGTGTTGAAAAATCAGACCGTAAAAGGACAGTATGACCTGACGGCTAAAACCAAAAATGAGACGGGCTTATTCAAGCTGGATTTGTCTACGCAAAACACAAATGATTTTTCCATTGTGTTGACTAATGAACAGGGTAATGAATTGACTATTGGCTACGATAAAGGAGCCAATGTTTATTATATCGACCGCAGCCATTCCGGAAAAACGGACTTTGAAAAAGGGTTTGGGAAGCGTCATACGGCTCCGCGTTTGTCGTCAGCTAGTAAAGTATCACTTACCCTTCTGGCTGATGTGGCCTCTGTTGAATTATTTGCTGATAGTGGCCTTACGGTGATGACCGATATCTTTTTTTCGGATAAGGAGCTGAATAAACTGTCTATTAAATCGACTAAGGGCATTTCGTTAACAAATTTGATCTATACCAAATTGAACTCATCTGGTAAGAGTGGTCTCTAA
- a CDS encoding glycoside hydrolase family 43 protein, which yields MKKILLLFCLFISLFLTQSRAQTVQGITTNKATYANPLAVQFGDPYVLYTKGTYYMYGTGGGADKGFAAYSSIDMVNWKAEGQVYFHNNRNGWSDPKAKWGGAYWAPEVYEVKGKYYLFYSAQWQVNPTQEVENFRIGVAVADKPTGPFIDLTNKPIFDPGYPIIDANVFFDTNGKAYLYFSRCCYKHPVKSEVADLARQKGWFNEIEESWVYGIELKPDFSGVIGEPVLLLRPPVGLSDKQAEWESRSVTSREVNRRWTEGSVAFKKDNTYYMMYSANHFGGQYYAIGYATSSSPLGPYKKAANNPVLQKNTDQGGSVTGTGHNSIAYSPDGKEMFCVYHARTAKSGTERVVCIDRMQVKNGRITILGPTTTPQKLPSGVSAVANTH from the coding sequence ATGAAAAAAATATTGCTGCTGTTTTGCTTATTCATTTCTTTGTTTTTAACCCAATCAAGGGCTCAGACAGTACAAGGCATTACCACGAACAAAGCCACTTATGCCAACCCTCTAGCAGTCCAATTTGGTGATCCTTACGTTTTATACACCAAGGGTACCTACTACATGTATGGAACGGGCGGTGGTGCAGATAAAGGGTTTGCTGCTTATTCATCAATAGATATGGTGAACTGGAAGGCAGAGGGGCAGGTGTATTTTCATAATAACCGAAATGGCTGGAGCGACCCAAAAGCGAAGTGGGGCGGTGCTTATTGGGCACCCGAGGTGTATGAAGTAAAGGGGAAATATTACCTGTTTTACAGTGCACAATGGCAGGTAAATCCGACTCAGGAAGTGGAAAATTTCCGTATTGGCGTGGCCGTGGCCGACAAGCCTACCGGCCCGTTTATTGATCTGACTAACAAACCAATTTTTGATCCTGGCTATCCTATCATTGATGCCAATGTTTTTTTTGATACCAATGGCAAAGCGTATTTGTATTTTTCGCGTTGCTGCTACAAACATCCGGTAAAAAGTGAAGTGGCCGATCTAGCCCGGCAAAAAGGATGGTTCAACGAAATTGAAGAGAGTTGGGTGTACGGCATCGAACTCAAACCAGATTTTTCAGGAGTCATTGGTGAGCCGGTTTTACTATTGAGACCACCCGTTGGCCTTAGCGATAAACAGGCCGAATGGGAAAGTCGGTCCGTTACGTCGCGCGAAGTGAACCGCCGTTGGACGGAAGGGTCGGTTGCATTTAAAAAAGACAACACGTATTACATGATGTACTCGGCTAATCACTTCGGCGGTCAGTATTACGCCATTGGGTACGCTACGTCCAGCTCGCCATTAGGGCCTTACAAGAAAGCGGCTAATAATCCGGTATTGCAAAAAAATACCGATCAAGGGGGCTCCGTAACAGGCACGGGTCATAACAGCATTGCTTACTCGCCAGACGGCAAAGAAATGTTCTGCGTCTACCACGCAAGAACTGCCAAATCCGGCACCGAACGGGTTGTATGTATTGATCGTATGCAGGTGAAAAACGGACGTATCACGATCCTAGGCCCTACTACTACACCTCAAAAACTGCCTTCCGGCGTATCGGCCGTAGCTAATACCCATTGA
- a CDS encoding carbohydrate kinase — MTSTITCFGEILWDVLPTSRQPGGAPMNVAADLRNFGLNAQLISRVGSDDLGQELLNFLAEKQLPLDLVQIGQTHLTGIAKANLSDTNEVTYKIVQPVAWDYIFLEPMLLEAVRKSDVFVYGSLAARSPQTHETLLALLEVAPRKVFDVNLRAPHYERTTVEELLHQADIAKLNEHELIELSDWYGQESDLQKAMYQLCERYQLETLCVTLGEKGAALLDKADFIQQAGFPVEVEDTIGSGDAFLAAFLYKTLQGESPQKTLEFSCATGAYVATQRGATPLFSEATIQDFLKKTSLSV, encoded by the coding sequence ATGACATCAACAATAACCTGTTTCGGCGAAATACTTTGGGATGTACTACCTACCAGTCGGCAACCCGGCGGTGCTCCTATGAATGTGGCTGCCGACCTCCGCAATTTCGGATTGAATGCACAACTTATCAGTCGAGTTGGTAGTGACGATTTAGGACAGGAACTCCTGAATTTTTTAGCCGAAAAACAGCTCCCGCTCGATCTGGTCCAGATCGGCCAAACTCACCTGACTGGGATTGCCAAAGCCAACTTATCGGATACCAACGAGGTGACCTATAAAATTGTACAGCCTGTAGCCTGGGATTATATTTTTCTGGAGCCCATGCTGCTCGAAGCGGTCAGGAAAAGCGATGTATTTGTTTACGGGAGTCTGGCGGCCCGTAGTCCACAAACGCACGAAACATTATTGGCTTTGCTGGAAGTGGCACCGCGTAAAGTGTTCGATGTGAACCTGCGGGCACCCCACTACGAGCGAACTACGGTAGAAGAATTGTTGCATCAGGCCGATATTGCCAAACTGAACGAGCATGAACTGATTGAATTGTCGGATTGGTATGGACAAGAGTCTGATCTTCAAAAGGCCATGTACCAATTATGCGAGCGCTACCAGTTGGAAACGCTTTGCGTAACCCTCGGCGAAAAAGGAGCGGCTCTTCTGGACAAAGCAGATTTCATTCAGCAGGCCGGTTTTCCGGTCGAGGTTGAGGACACCATTGGGAGTGGGGATGCCTTTCTGGCTGCTTTCCTTTACAAAACGCTACAGGGCGAAAGTCCTCAAAAGACGCTAGAGTTTTCCTGTGCCACGGGTGCCTACGTAGCAACCCAGCGAGGGGCAACTCCTTTGTTTTCGGAAGCTACCATTCAGGATTTCCTGAAAAAGACCTCACTTTCTGTTTAA